The following are encoded in a window of bacterium genomic DNA:
- a CDS encoding T9SS type A sorting domain-containing protein encodes MKIDLRKSVLVLVFVGVLLAGGSNLPFVVSAEIFNDDSQIAATVSVSISDKSAEPRTILFEWDAQDFSFVSLMDNSLEHYCSEGRLAVYLQGNAGEQISVFLKPSSGALNGGEVTVTSLSSLEKEKSKLPDISILSKTIEFTRVSNSGADLPEELAILCNPNPFNSAVRIDWELPLSDNTEIEVFDILGKSVNKIFSGEKEAGRFTVVWNGSYTSGNKAPSGIYFVRLRSGLKFCIHKIQLLR; translated from the coding sequence ATGAAGATTGATTTAAGAAAATCTGTTTTAGTATTAGTGTTTGTGGGCGTTCTTCTCGCTGGTGGATCTAATCTCCCATTTGTAGTTTCGGCGGAGATATTTAATGATGATTCTCAGATTGCTGCTACTGTATCAGTATCGATATCTGATAAAAGCGCGGAACCGAGGACGATTTTATTCGAATGGGATGCACAAGATTTCTCTTTCGTGAGCCTTATGGATAATTCACTAGAACATTATTGCTCTGAGGGAAGGCTTGCTGTGTATCTTCAAGGGAACGCAGGTGAACAGATATCCGTTTTCCTAAAACCTTCATCTGGCGCATTAAATGGGGGAGAGGTCACTGTGACTTCACTCAGCTCTTTGGAAAAGGAGAAATCCAAATTGCCGGATATTTCGATTTTAAGCAAGACAATCGAGTTTACTCGAGTATCGAATTCCGGTGCAGATTTACCTGAGGAACTGGCTATATTATGCAATCCAAATCCCTTCAATTCAGCTGTGAGGATTGATTGGGAACTTCCTCTTTCGGATAATACTGAAATTGAAGTTTTCGATATTTTAGGGAAGTCTGTGAATAAGATTTTTAGTGGAGAGAAAGAAGCGGGGAGGTTCACGGTGGTTTGGAATGGTTCCTACACGAGTGGAAACAAAGCTCCTTCTGGAATATATTTCGTGAGATTGCGATCGGGCCTTAAATTCTGTATCCATAAAATTCAACTTCTTCGATAA
- a CDS encoding SUMF1/EgtB/PvdO family nonheme iron enzyme, with the protein MLNSRIIILGLFLVPIILLPNSVPIITDVRIARTDSTAIIHFSSFDSDNDSLTYRLAFGDEEIDLAQKALAISNDSIKIPLDLLPDTDLPPHLFAYDGTGYGGEYLEVAPAKNARAFLSRFEITNLEFEAFVENGGYETEQYWIIDDGSISVPKLGWRYQGKFGWLHPAGWDNHSDPPYASDTVSSGPFHPVVGVSWWECWAYCKWAGVELPTEEQWRAAANKATTGSGILVVRGNFDGNRDGFAALAPTGSYPSLDFADLAGNVWEWLVIVRDVIDYAEFTCAARALAGGSWRSSANLFPDHRRSHCPLLRDPDIGLRTAVKTIPYGE; encoded by the coding sequence ATGTTAAATAGCAGAATCATAATATTAGGGTTATTTTTAGTTCCTATTATTCTTTTACCAAATTCCGTTCCAATAATCACTGATGTTCGAATAGCTCGAACTGATTCCACAGCAATAATACATTTTTCAAGCTTCGACTCGGACAATGATTCGTTAACCTATCGCCTTGCGTTTGGAGATGAAGAAATCGACCTTGCACAAAAAGCGTTAGCTATTTCGAACGATAGCATAAAAATCCCACTCGATCTGTTGCCGGATACCGATTTGCCGCCACATCTTTTCGCCTATGACGGCACAGGCTACGGCGGCGAATATCTCGAGGTCGCTCCAGCGAAAAATGCGCGCGCATTTCTTTCCCGCTTCGAGATCACAAACCTCGAATTCGAGGCTTTTGTAGAAAACGGCGGTTACGAGACCGAGCAATATTGGATAATCGATGATGGCAGTATTAGCGTGCCCAAACTCGGTTGGCGCTATCAGGGCAAATTCGGCTGGCTTCATCCTGCGGGATGGGACAATCACTCCGATCCACCCTATGCAAGCGACACGGTTTCATCCGGACCATTTCATCCTGTGGTTGGTGTGTCGTGGTGGGAATGCTGGGCATACTGCAAGTGGGCTGGCGTCGAACTTCCTACCGAAGAACAATGGCGCGCTGCGGCTAACAAAGCCACCACAGGCTCGGGAATCCTGGTCGTTAGGGGCAATTTCGATGGCAATCGAGATGGCTTCGCCGCTCTTGCCCCAACTGGCAGCTATCCCTCTCTTGATTTTGCAGATTTAGCTGGCAATGTCTGGGAATGGCTTGTTATTGTCCGTGACGTTATCGATTATGCCGAATTTACCTGCGCAGCGAGAGCCCTCGCGGGCGGAAGCTGGCGTTCCTCGGCAAATTTATTCCCGGACCATCGTCGTTCCCATTGCCCCTTACTTCGCGACCCGGATATCGGTTTACGCACAGCTGTGAAAACAATCCCTTACGGAGAATAA
- a CDS encoding flippase-like domain-containing protein yields MKKHIILALKVGVSAALLYYLITRIDLEGFITAGREFPLWTMLPLTLVFIATIFIGSLRWKVFLGSHGIRQSVMKGVQLYMIGYFFNNFLPSGVGGDVVRGYCAGKECKRIPVVYASIAAERLSGLLGTLAISLLFLPIVRPPAPLPVLVLGLNVLFWVGTIVFIFLNLEDFLRKVLNKLPFGIGAKIGDFVEAVRFFRKDTKALIQGFLLSIIYQGSLITFVFLIAIIAGVEKIPCTAYYVFVPLIWIIALIPISLNALGVREASFSYFFSLWGASEAQGLLVSLLFFGTSVICGIIGGIIWAVSGNRAKSQDIQDGPINKSK; encoded by the coding sequence TTGAAGAAACATATCATTCTTGCTTTGAAAGTCGGTGTTAGCGCGGCTCTTCTGTATTATTTAATCACGCGCATCGACTTGGAGGGATTTATTACTGCTGGAAGGGAATTCCCTCTTTGGACGATGCTTCCGCTCACGCTGGTGTTCATCGCGACCATTTTCATTGGAAGCTTGCGGTGGAAAGTATTTCTTGGCTCTCATGGAATAAGGCAATCGGTCATGAAAGGCGTCCAGCTTTACATGATTGGTTATTTTTTCAACAATTTCCTTCCTAGTGGAGTTGGCGGCGATGTTGTTCGTGGTTATTGCGCTGGCAAGGAATGCAAACGCATTCCTGTTGTTTATGCCTCGATAGCGGCGGAGCGTCTTTCGGGTCTTCTTGGGACACTCGCTATATCTCTGTTATTCCTACCTATAGTCCGTCCCCCGGCACCACTTCCGGTTCTAGTTCTGGGGCTCAATGTTCTTTTTTGGGTTGGCACAATCGTTTTCATTTTCCTTAATCTAGAGGATTTTCTGCGTAAAGTCTTAAACAAGCTACCTTTCGGCATAGGTGCGAAAATCGGCGATTTTGTCGAGGCGGTGCGATTTTTCCGTAAAGATACTAAAGCACTCATTCAAGGTTTTCTGCTTTCCATCATATATCAAGGATCGCTTATAACCTTCGTCTTTCTTATCGCAATTATTGCTGGCGTCGAAAAGATTCCATGCACGGCTTATTATGTTTTCGTTCCGCTTATATGGATAATTGCTCTTATACCTATTTCACTCAATGCTCTTGGAGTTAGGGAAGCGAGTTTCAGCTATTTTTTCAGTTTATGGGGAGCCTCGGAGGCTCAGGGACTGCTTGTTTCGCTGCTTTTCTTCGGGACTAGCGTAATCTGCGGTATTATTGGAGGTATAATCTGGGCTGTGTCCGGCAATAGGGCGAAATCTCAGGATATTCAAGACGGTCCGATAAACAAAAGCAAATAA
- a CDS encoding T9SS type A sorting domain-containing protein has product MRITNLKFLFLTLFIYVSPAFSNITGISAGNNHTLMLIDDGSVYSWGSNEYGQLGDSLISERHSPNRVRNITDTGYLMDIIDVSAGVNYSLALMSDGHVLAFGKNDKGQLGNGTSSDARFPCYVLDSTGYPIEDIEKISAGSSHSLALDSWGILWAWGTNNEGQLGRGLADSDAHTLAYPVLISSSVIFNGVDEMVAGASFNLAMRFDEMLWSWGSGVDGQLGNDTTLSRYFPLPVFDSTGTDTLKNISAFSATQHGIFGITGHSLALDSYGKLWGWGRNFNGQLADASIISKRLPTRVLNGSGFGFLLGVTAFESGLEHSIALLDDGSVWAWGNNFYGSIGNNSTCDEHLPVRVHGKDNIGYLFDAVKIETGSGHNFVVLSDSRLLAWGRNGYGQLGDGTTIQHNFPVEIISIPVTVNEKSYRPAQISVCAYPNPFNSSLRVSIEAPIRAIRELPFNIEVFDISGRSVVDLTKNETAPSKLASTSNTKRTGDAEAAYIICKFTWTPNASISSGVYLIRAKMGFNTSITKRVIFIK; this is encoded by the coding sequence ATGCGAATCACTAATTTAAAATTCCTTTTTCTTACGCTTTTTATTTATGTTTCTCCTGCTTTTTCAAATATCACCGGGATTTCTGCGGGGAATAATCACACATTAATGCTTATTGATGATGGCTCTGTTTATTCATGGGGAAGTAATGAATACGGCCAACTCGGTGATAGTTTGATTTCAGAAAGGCATAGCCCAAATCGTGTAAGAAACATCACCGATACTGGATATCTTATGGATATTATTGATGTATCGGCAGGCGTAAACTATTCACTTGCGCTTATGTCCGATGGTCATGTGCTTGCTTTTGGTAAAAATGATAAAGGCCAACTCGGAAACGGAACATCTTCCGATGCCCGTTTCCCTTGCTATGTTCTCGATTCCACGGGTTATCCAATCGAAGATATAGAGAAGATATCCGCTGGGTCTTCTCATTCGCTTGCACTCGATAGTTGGGGCATTCTATGGGCCTGGGGCACGAACAACGAGGGCCAACTTGGAAGGGGTTTAGCGGATAGTGATGCACATACCCTTGCTTATCCAGTGCTAATCTCATCTTCTGTAATTTTCAACGGTGTTGACGAGATGGTTGCCGGTGCTTCATTTAATTTAGCAATGAGATTTGACGAAATGCTATGGTCGTGGGGGTCTGGTGTAGATGGTCAGCTTGGGAATGACACAACTTTAAGCCGCTACTTTCCGCTTCCGGTATTTGATTCAACTGGGACAGATACTTTAAAGAATATTTCTGCTTTTTCGGCTACACAGCATGGAATATTCGGGATAACCGGTCATAGCCTTGCTCTAGATAGCTATGGTAAATTATGGGGTTGGGGGAGGAATTTCAATGGACAACTTGCGGATGCTTCGATTATTTCTAAAAGACTGCCAACGAGAGTCCTCAATGGTTCTGGTTTCGGTTTTTTACTTGGAGTAACTGCTTTTGAAAGCGGTTTAGAACATTCCATAGCGCTTTTAGATGATGGTTCGGTATGGGCATGGGGGAATAATTTCTACGGTTCGATAGGCAATAATAGCACTTGTGATGAACATTTGCCTGTGCGTGTTCACGGCAAGGATAACATAGGCTATTTATTTGATGCAGTAAAAATCGAAACCGGTTCTGGGCACAATTTCGTAGTTTTAAGCGATAGCCGGCTTTTGGCATGGGGGCGTAATGGGTATGGCCAATTGGGCGATGGGACCACTATACAACACAATTTTCCGGTTGAGATAATATCGATTCCTGTAACCGTGAACGAAAAATCTTACAGACCTGCCCAAATTTCGGTTTGTGCTTATCCCAATCCTTTTAATTCATCGCTGCGGGTTTCCATTGAAGCACCCATTAGGGCAATTCGTGAATTGCCCTTTAATATCGAGGTTTTCGACATCTCGGGACGGTCGGTAGTGGATTTAACTAAAAATGAAACTGCACCGTCGAAGCTTGCTTCAACCTCGAATACTAAAAGAACAGGTGACGCAGAGGCCGCCTACATAATATGCAAATTCACATGGACACCGAATGCTTCCATATCTTCGGGTGTTTATTTGATACGAGCAAAAATGGGATTCAATACCTCGATTACTAAGCGTGTGATTTTTATAAAGTAA
- a CDS encoding fibronectin type III domain-containing protein produces MRSIAVILLLAAFVWASTEADLSVLSQHERELVLSVWSVVSPELVPSGEEINVGRCATPIFLEVQREWESLSPKARELLRPALLRPSLPHYIDSPTGHFRVYYTTTGTDATNIATVQLYAAYLDSAWIEQVTIMGFAHPPYDGGTGGGTNLYDAYIQYFSSSTYGYCQSDGQVTSTPWDDRMSYVVLKSDLSGESNPTACAANLTAHEFHHAIQFGYTFNSLTWWMENCAVWAEHAVWPEYPGHELQLEWYQDAPHISQTYYDGSHEYGGGIWAIYLWETYGTPFFAGPSGCWENHKYSTDDIATLDTTLIGYGSTFDLAYARYSGWRYVTGARSDGAHFTEAALYPDVALSGDHNSYPAHGPALGTRPYPVACNVVRFRQNDGGSIMDLSFDGDDAAQFDVRILRSDGIGYVEDIVSLGAGNTAALNITDWATVSDMAMIVTNTAHSGGQANFTYNATVSGSPMSPPMNLNAQSMLSGHVSLTWTPPGAAVTGYTVYRAQIATGPYSTIGTPGTASFDDLSVINGQIYYYRVRANYSSGSSRYSERVAAAPSGSCTGGIDTLWATAPGPYYGSFSGYDGFKLRAEFTPIISPGRIIAVEINLQSSGSMQPTYFDLTSASSDDPLWIGDISYVSTNWNTFYISDTLIFFSGDFAAGCVFRDGSISISTSGSGSGMSYYWSGSSWVSNPSNFAIRAIVQYAIPTSIAEVAPPVKPSAFEITAYPNPFNSAVKIAVDGVPSRVEIFD; encoded by the coding sequence ATGAGATCTATTGCCGTAATTTTGTTGTTGGCCGCCTTTGTTTGGGCTTCCACCGAAGCCGACCTTTCGGTGCTGTCACAGCACGAAAGAGAATTGGTGCTTTCCGTTTGGTCGGTTGTTTCGCCGGAGTTGGTTCCATCGGGCGAAGAGATTAACGTTGGAAGGTGCGCCACGCCAATATTCCTCGAAGTGCAACGCGAATGGGAATCCCTATCGCCAAAAGCGAGAGAGCTTCTTAGACCGGCACTGCTAAGGCCGAGTTTGCCACATTATATCGACTCCCCAACGGGACATTTCAGGGTGTATTATACAACGACCGGCACCGATGCCACTAATATTGCGACTGTGCAGCTTTATGCCGCTTATCTCGACAGCGCGTGGATAGAGCAGGTCACCATTATGGGTTTTGCACATCCCCCTTATGACGGCGGCACCGGTGGCGGGACAAACCTTTACGATGCATATATACAGTATTTTTCGAGCAGTACTTACGGATATTGCCAATCGGACGGCCAGGTTACTTCCACGCCTTGGGACGACAGGATGTCCTATGTCGTCCTCAAAAGCGATCTATCCGGCGAGTCGAACCCAACGGCATGCGCGGCGAATCTCACCGCCCATGAGTTCCATCACGCGATACAGTTTGGATACACGTTCAATTCGCTTACGTGGTGGATGGAGAATTGCGCGGTATGGGCGGAGCACGCTGTCTGGCCGGAATATCCCGGGCACGAGCTTCAACTCGAATGGTATCAGGACGCGCCGCATATATCCCAAACATACTACGATGGCAGCCACGAATATGGCGGTGGGATATGGGCGATATATCTGTGGGAGACCTATGGCACGCCGTTTTTCGCCGGGCCTTCCGGTTGTTGGGAAAACCACAAATATTCCACCGACGACATAGCTACACTGGACACGACATTGATCGGCTATGGATCGACATTCGATCTGGCCTATGCGCGATATAGCGGCTGGCGATATGTCACCGGTGCGCGCAGCGACGGCGCGCATTTTACCGAAGCGGCATTGTATCCAGATGTTGCTCTATCTGGCGATCACAATTCTTATCCCGCTCACGGCCCGGCTCTTGGAACCCGGCCATACCCGGTGGCGTGCAATGTAGTCCGTTTTCGGCAGAACGACGGCGGTTCCATTATGGATTTGAGTTTCGACGGCGATGACGCCGCACAATTCGATGTGAGAATTCTCAGGTCCGACGGGATCGGCTATGTGGAAGATATCGTTTCGCTCGGCGCGGGGAACACCGCCGCTTTGAACATCACCGATTGGGCCACCGTCTCGGACATGGCCATGATCGTGACGAACACAGCGCATAGCGGCGGCCAGGCGAATTTCACTTATAATGCCACAGTGAGTGGTTCTCCGATGTCGCCGCCGATGAACCTTAATGCTCAGAGTATGTTGTCCGGCCATGTTTCGTTAACATGGACACCTCCGGGCGCAGCAGTCACCGGATACACGGTGTATCGTGCGCAGATCGCTACCGGTCCGTATTCCACGATTGGAACTCCGGGGACGGCGTCATTCGACGATTTATCGGTTATCAACGGCCAGATATATTATTACCGTGTCCGCGCAAATTACTCATCGGGAAGCAGTCGCTACTCCGAGCGTGTCGCTGCGGCACCGAGCGGAAGCTGCACCGGAGGGATCGATACACTTTGGGCAACCGCGCCGGGTCCGTATTATGGAAGCTTCAGCGGTTACGACGGTTTTAAACTCCGCGCGGAGTTCACTCCAATTATCTCGCCCGGAAGGATAATCGCCGTGGAGATCAACCTCCAATCCTCCGGGTCGATGCAACCGACATACTTCGATCTGACATCGGCATCGTCGGACGATCCGTTGTGGATCGGGGACATATCCTATGTTTCGACCAATTGGAACACCTTTTACATTTCGGATACGTTGATCTTTTTCAGCGGTGATTTTGCTGCCGGTTGCGTTTTCCGCGACGGTTCCATCAGTATTTCGACAAGCGGTTCCGGCAGCGGAATGTCGTATTATTGGAGTGGTTCGTCCTGGGTTTCGAACCCGAGCAACTTCGCTATCCGCGCAATCGTGCAATATGCTATTCCGACATCGATTGCCGAGGTTGCGCCGCCGGTAAAGCCCTCCGCCTTCGAGATAACGGCCTACCCCAACCCCTTCAATTCCGCAGTGAAAATCGCCGTCGACGGCGTGCCCTCCCGCGTGGAGATATTCGAC
- a CDS encoding mechanosensitive ion channel family protein, whose amino-acid sequence MWDFKFIGALEKAIASVLVIAIVYLLIRVSFRLIKKVVKSPESKYAIRKSAIYGSTVFSLILVATIWIEVISSFTTFLGIIGAGVALALKDPLTSIAGWFYLTISRTYSLGDRVEIDNLKGDVVDVSIFHTTMLEVDGWVDSEQSTGRLVTFPHNWLFTKRVYNYSKGFRFIWTEVSLVITFESNLKLASDIILKRAQEICGNIPELAEKALKDTSNKYLIRIGKLTPIVYTKVIDSGVKLSARFLTRVRARRQSEHDLYNAILEDFAKEQDVNLAYPTYRLVQNQD is encoded by the coding sequence ATGTGGGACTTTAAATTCATAGGAGCACTCGAAAAAGCCATCGCTTCGGTGCTGGTAATCGCGATAGTCTATCTTCTGATTCGCGTATCTTTCCGCCTCATAAAAAAAGTAGTCAAGAGTCCCGAATCCAAATATGCTATCCGTAAAAGCGCTATTTACGGATCCACAGTTTTCAGTTTGATACTCGTCGCGACTATATGGATCGAGGTTATCTCAAGCTTTACAACATTTCTTGGGATAATCGGCGCGGGCGTGGCTCTTGCCCTGAAAGACCCATTGACCTCAATCGCCGGATGGTTCTATTTAACAATTTCACGCACATATAGCCTCGGCGATAGAGTAGAAATAGATAATCTCAAAGGCGATGTTGTCGATGTGAGCATCTTCCACACAACCATGCTCGAGGTCGATGGTTGGGTCGATAGCGAACAATCTACAGGGAGGCTTGTCACGTTCCCCCATAATTGGTTATTTACGAAAAGAGTATATAACTACTCGAAGGGCTTCCGCTTCATTTGGACCGAGGTTTCACTGGTGATAACATTCGAGAGCAATCTCAAGCTCGCCTCAGATATAATCCTCAAACGCGCGCAGGAGATTTGCGGGAACATCCCCGAGCTTGCGGAGAAAGCCCTGAAAGACACATCGAACAAGTATCTTATTAGAATAGGCAAACTTACACCGATTGTATATACCAAAGTTATCGACAGTGGAGTCAAACTCTCTGCGCGGTTTCTCACGCGCGTGCGCGCGAGGCGGCAGTCCGAACACGATCTTTACAACGCGATCCTCGAGGATTTCGCCAAAGAGCAGGATGTCAATCTTGCATACCCAACATACAGATTGGTGCAAAATCAGGATTGA